The Sphingosinicellaceae bacterium genome includes the window CGCCGGATCGACCCCGAGCCGCACCGCGAGCCGGGTGATCAAGCCCTCGGCGTCCGCGATGGTGACGCCCGCCTCGACCCGCAGCGGATCGACCGTAGACTCGGGCCAGACCGGCAGGCCGTCGCGCCGCCAGTACAGCCCCAGCGCCCAGCGCGGCAGCGGCTCACCCGGGTACCATTTGCCCTGGCCGTAGTGGAGCATGCCGCCTTGGCCGAAGCGCTCGCGAAGGCGGTGGAGCAGGGTCTCGGCGATGATCGGCTTGGTCGGGCCGGACGCGTCGATGTTCCACTCGGCCGCCTCGAAGTCGTCGATCGACACGAAAGTCGGCTCGCCGCCCATGGTCAGGCGGACGTCCTGCTTCTGGAGGTCGGTCTCGACCTGTTCGCCGACGGCGTCGAGCGCGTCCCAGTCGATATCCTCGAATGGCCGCGTGATGCGGACCGTGTCGACCAGCCGCGACACCGTCATCGAGAATTCGAAGTCGTCCGCCGGGCGGCTCGCCCCGCCGGTGATCGCTGCGGCGGAGCGGTAGTGCGGGGAAGCGGCGAGCGGGATGTGGCCCTCGCCGCACAGCAAGCCGGAGGTCGCGTCGAGGCCGATCCAGCCGGCGCCCGGAATATAAACCTCGGCCCATGCGTGGAGGTCGGTGAAGTCGGTGCGGGTACCCTGCGCGCCCGAGACCGGGTCGATGTCGGCCTTGAGCTGGATCAAATAACCCGACACGAAACGCGCCGCCATGCCCATCCGGCGCAGCAGCTGGACCAGCAGCCAAGCGCTGTCGCGGCACGAGCCGAGCGCCAGTGCGAGCGTTTCGTCGGGAGTCTGCACCCCGACCTCCATGCGCACCGTGTACTCGACGGCGCGCGCGATCTGCTCGTTGACCCCGACAATGAAGTCGACGGTACCCTTGCCCTCAAGGCGCAGGTCGCTGAACATCTTTTCAAGCAGCGGCCCGCCGTCGTCGACGACCAGGTAGGGCGACAGATCCTGCGCCAGTTGCTCGGGATAATTGAACGGCAGCGTCGTCGCGTACGGCTCGACGAAAAAGTCGAACGGGTTGATCACCACCATCTCGGCGGTCATGTCGACGACGATGCTGAACTCGGTGGTCGGCTCCGGAAAAACGATCCGCGCCAGCCAGTTACCGTGCGGGTCCTGCTGCCAGTTGATGAAGTGCGCCGCCGGCGTCACCTTCATCGAATAGCTCGGGATCCGGGTCCGGGTGTGCGGGGCCGGCCGCAAGCGGACAACGTGCGGCCCGAGCGTGACGGGCTCGTTGTAACGGTATCTGGTAACGTGATTGAGTGCAGCGACGACGGACAGGGTATTTCCCAAACATTACCGAGGAGCGACCTACCTTAGCGAGCGCTCCCGGCATCGGCAACGCACGTCGGGGGCGGGTTCAGGCGGGCGTTAGCTCGATGGTCGCGACTTCGTCGGTGTGGACCTTGAAGCCGTTGAGCCAGACCGGGCCGAAGGTCGTGGTCAGGGCGGTGTCGGTGGCGTCGCGGCCATGGGCCATCAGGATGCGGCCGATGCGCGGGCGGTTGTGCCGGGCGTCGAAAGTGTACCACTGGCCGCCGAGATAGGCCTCGAACCAGGCGTGAAAATCCATGTCGGTCGCCGCCGGGGGAACTCCGATATCGCCGAGGTAGCCGGTGCAATAGCGTGCCGGGATGTTCATGCAGCGGCACAGCGCAATCGCGAGGTGGGCGAAGTCGCGGCACACTCCGACACGGTGCTCGTGGCCTTCGTGCGCGGTCCGGGTCGCGTCGGCGTGCTCGTAGCCGTACTGCAGGCGCTGGTGCGAGTATTCGACGATCGCCTGGACCCGGCCCCAGCCGGGTTCGATGCCTCCGAACTGGTTCCACGCCAGCCCCGACATGCGGTCGGTCTCGCAGTAGCGGCTGCCCAGCAGGTAGATCAGCACGTCGTCCGGCAGGTCCGCGACATGGTGCTGGACGGCATCGGGCACATACGCATCGGGCTCGCCGCTGTCCTCGATGACCAGGTCGCAGCTGAGCACGGTATCGCCCGGCGGCAGCGTCATCCGCGTACAGACGTTGCCGAAGCGGTCGACATAATCGCGGGTCTCCAGCCCCCGGCTGGTGACGACGACTTCCGGGGTGCGCAGGTCGGCGACGCGCGATGGGTGGACCTTCAACATCGCGGTCATCGCGGTCGGGACGTTGACGCCGAGAATGATTTCGTACCCGGCGCGAATCAGCATCGAAAACCTCGTTGAGCGAGCGCCTTGGACGGGCGCGTCACGGTGTAGAACCAATGGTCACGACGCGCTGTCGTTCCCGCCGTCGATCCCATCGAAAATTGATGAGTTCGCACCGGCATTGAGCCGGAGTCCCTTCGGGTGGCAAGGGGTCCGAAGCGGATTTATCGCGCTTCCGGTTTGCGGCATGCGCGCCCGACGTCCGCACGCCGAATACCGGGCGCTGTGTGCGCAAGATTTTCGCAGTAATCCCACGCGTAGCGCTGGATATAAGGCTGGCGAGCGGGTCCTCGATTGTCCCCACCCCGTTCGATCGACATGGCGCGGCCAGCCACGTTGCGGTCCCGCCGAATTTCTGTTTTGCGGCGCCGAATATTGGGGCGCGGATTTCGTCGATGCGGGCGCGCTCGGGCACATCAATGCGGCGTCGGGCCTTGGCGTCTGGGATATGGGCAACGGCTGCTCGACGATCTGATCGCGGTCGTGCGCCGGCCGGACCTTGCGGTTCGTCCCGCCACGGCCGACTAAGTCGTTCGACTTTCCGGAGCTCGCGGACCCGATGCAACACACGACCGGTGCGCGACACTTGACCGCCGCGGGCGGCCTGACCCGACGCGCGTTCGGCGTGTCCATCACATCGGCTCTGCTCGCGGCTTGCAGCAAGGGTTCGGATGCAAAGGCCGACACGCTCTACGTCGGCGACCAGCGTGGTGTCTCGCGGGTCGTGCTGAACGCCGCCGGCAAGCTGAGCGGGCTTCCCTACAAGGTCGAATGGGCGACATTCCCGAATGCGGCACCGTTGCTCGAAGCGCTCAACGCGGGCGCGATCGACACCGGGATCGGCGGCGATGCGGCGTTTATCCCGGCCATGGCCAGCGGCGCGGCGATCAAGACCATCGGCGCGCAGAAATACACCGGACTCGGCTCCGTGCTTGTCGTCCGCGGCGATTCGAGCATGCGGTCGCTCGCCGACATGGCGGGCAAGACCATTGCGACGACACGCGGCTCGATCGCGCACAACTTCGTCCTGGCAACCTTGGAGAAGCAGGGGCGCCCGTTCGATGCGGTCCGCCTGGCGTTCATGCCGCCGTCCGACGGCCTGGCGGCGCTGCAGAGCGGGGCGGTCGACGCCTGGGCGGTCTGGGACCCCAACGCGACCGTCGCTGCGCAGGGCGGCGCCCGGATCATCCATGCCGAGGGCTACGTGACGTCCTACACGCTGCTGTTCGCCAGCGACGGCGCGATTTCGAGTAAGCGATTGATCTTACAGGACTAACGGCGACGTCTCTACGCCGGGTGGGAGTGGGCGGCGCAGCACCGCGATGCCTACTCGGAGCTCATGCACCGGGAGACCGGCATCCCGCTCGATATATGGAAAACCGTGAATAAGCGTACCATTCGTACCGGAGTCCCTATCGACGACACCCTGATCGCCTACGAACAGCAGACCGCCGACCGGTATTTCCGCGCCGGCCTGCTGCCGAGGAAGCTCGACGTCTGGAAAGGCTTCGATCGCAGCTTCAGCTGATCTGACGGCTGAATATCAATCCGGTCCCCGCCCTCGTACACCTGCGGCGATGGCCAACAATCACCTCGAGATGGCGGCAAGCGGCGGCTGCCGGATCATCGTGATCGTGGCACCGGCGGGCTTCGGGAAAACCCGGATCCTGCGGGATTTTGCCAGTTCGCAACGGGCATCGGGTGATTCCGTAGCGTGGCTGGACGGTGAAGCGGCGACACTCTCTCGTGACGGGGCCGCAGCCTTGGCGACCGTTCGGGAACTTGCGGCGAGCGCCCAGACACTGATCATCGACGGTGCCGACCGGTTGGTAGCGCAAGTGCGCGACATGCTGTGTGCGCTGTTCCTCGACGCTTCGCCCTCCGGACGCCTCGTCATCTCGCTCCGCAACCACGACGGACTTCATCTCGCGCGCTGGCAGGCAAGCGGCCATGCGACGATCGTCAACGGCACGGCGCTGCTGCTTCGGCGCAGTGATCTGGCTCGCCTGTGGAAGGGACGGCTGACTGCCGACCAGATGCGCCGGATGGAACGAGTCACGGAAGGCTGGCCCGCGCCGTCGTGGCTGCTGGGGGAGTATCTGCTGGCCGGTGGCCAGATCGACGATGACGGCGTGTATCTCGAGACCAGCCTGATCGCGTCGTACGTGGCCGAGGAGGTGCTGGGCGCGCTGCCGGCAGAATGGCTGCCGACGCTGGCAGCGATCAGCACGGCCCCGGGCTTCGATGCCGAACTGCTGCGCATATTGGCGCCAGACCCGGCGCTGTCGATCGATACACTGGTCCGCCATCTCGGACCTCTACTGGTCGTCGCCGGGCAGGGGATGTTTCGCTTCAACGCGCTGTTGAACCAGTGCTTGCGGGGTCTTTTTCATCGGGCCCTGCCAAAAAGCAACGGCACAGCGCTGGAGCAGGTCGCCGATTGGGCAGCGGCCCGCGGCGATATCCTGACCGCGGCGCGGCTTGTCGTTCAGGGCCCATCACCGAGCCGATTGGCGGAGTATGTCAGGGCCGCCGGCGACTTGCGATTGTGGATGCTGCTTGGCGATCTCCACGATCTGGTCGGTATCGCCGGGCCTTTGACGGAAACCGCCCCCGCCCTGATGCTCCTGCGCTGCATCGTGCTGTTAAAGGACGGCGAGGCCGGACAGGCGAATGCGCTGTTCGAGCGCGCGATGGCGATCATGCCCGATACCGCCGATGCGCAACGCGATGCGACGATCGTTCACGCCGTGCTCCACATCTACGGGTGCCGGACGCTGCTCGCCGCGGACGATGCCATTCTGGTTCGCATCGTGGCGCTGAACAACGACCCAATGCTGCGGATGCTGCTGCCGACCATGTTGGCGATGCGGCACTCTCAAAAGGCCGAGTTCGATCACGCGGTTGCCTATTTCCTGGAGGCGCGGGGGCAGGCGCAGCGCACGCATTCGTCGTACCACCGGATGTTCCTCAGCGTGCATGATGCGACCATAGCGATTGCGCGTGGATCGCTGCCCGAGGCCGGATCGTCGCTAGCCGACGCCAGGCGGCTATGGCGAATGCACTTCCGCGACGATCATGGCGCGGAGACCGTGGTGGCCGCGCTCTCAACCCAGCATGCCTTCGAGAGCGGCCGGTTCGCCGACGCGCGGCGCCATCTTCGTCTATCGGGGCATCGCTTGCCGGGGTCGGAGGCGTGGCTGGACGTGTATGTGGCGGCCTATGAACCAATGATGCGGTTGCTGGTGATCGACCACGGCATCGGTACGGCCGTCGCGACGATCGAGGGGCTGTGCAGCCGCCTGCGGGCGCAGAGCCTCGACCGGATTGCCGTGCTGCTCGAGTCCCTTTCGATCTGCCTGACCGGCGAGGCGTGGCTACTTGGCGCGTTCGAGCAGGCTCAACTCGCGGCGGTCGCTGCCGATGCCCTCGTGATCGACCCGCAGGCATCGTGGCAGGAGCGCGAGTTCCTGCTGCTGGCGCGGACCTATGTCAGCTTGGCCCGAGACGACTTCGCTGACGCGCGTGATGCCGCCGGGGAATTGATCGACTATGCGCGCGATCGCGGCCTCAAGCGCAGCCTTGTGCGCGGGCTACTGGTCCGCGCCGCGGTGCTCGACCGCACTGGTGAGGCGAACACGGCGGACCGGGATTTCCGCGACGCCCTGGAAGTCGGCAACGCGACCGGACTGCGCGCCGCGTTCCAGTTGTTCGGCGGCCCGGCCACCGCGCGCCGGCTGGCGGTCGTCCAGGAAAATCCACCGGCACGGTTGGCGGACTTCCTGGCTGGATTCCCACAAACGGTGCCGCGGACCCACTTGACCCCGCGCGAGCGCGAGATCCTGCTCGAACTGGCGATCGGCGGGTCGGATAAGGCGATTGGACGCCGGCTCGGTATCAGCGAGCACGCCGTGCGTTTTCATCTCAAGGGCCTGTTCCGCAAGCTCGGCGTTCGCGACCGGGCGGCAGCGGCGGCGCGTCAGGATGCCCTTCATGACGGGTTGGGGACTAAAACCTCCTAAGTAGGATAGCGTAACCTCCTTGAATCGGCGTTGGCATTCAAATGCCTCCCGTGGCCTCATTGCGCTGTAGCAATGAGGGTTTGACATGCGGGTCGGCGTTGACGTGGGAGGGACCAATACCGATGCCGTACTGGTCGATGCCGGCAGGGTCGTAGCCTCGGTAAAACGCCTGACCACCGCCGACGTCAGCGAGGGCATCCGCGAAGCGATCGCCGTCCTGCTCAGCGAGTCCGGCGTGCCGGCTACCGAGATTGACTCGGTGATGATCGGCACGACTCATTTTACCAACGCTTTCGTCCAGGCCGTTGGACTTGCGCGCGTTGCCGCGATCCGTATCGGATTTCCGGCAGCGCGCAGCATTCCGCCATTCGCTGCCTGGTCGCCGATGCTCCGTGACGCGGTGCGCGGGCCGATCGCGATGATCGCCGGCGGCTTCCAGTTCGACGGGCGCACGATATCGCCGCTCGACGAGCCGGCGCTACGCATTATGGCCCGCCGCATCGCCGACGAGGGCATCACCGAGGTCGCGGTCGTGTCGATCTTCGCCCAGGTCAACGCCGAGCACGAGCAATCGGCCGCCGCCATCCTGATGGACGAGATCCCCGGCATCAGCGTGACCCTGTCGAGCGAGGTCGGCCGCACCGGGCTGATCGAGCGCGAGAACGCTGCGATCATGAATGCCAGCCTGCGGCCGCTCGCCAATCATGTTGCGCGCGCGTTCGGCCACGCGCTGCACAGCCTCGGCATCGATGCGCCGTTCTTCGTCAGTCAGAACGACGGGACCTTGATGAGCGCCGCGCACATGCAGCGCTACCCGGTGCTGACCTTCGCCGCCGGGCCGACCAACTCGCTGCGCGGTGCTTATTTCCTGACCGGCAATGCCGATGCGCTGGTCGCCGACATTGGCGGAACGACATGCGATATCGGGGTGCTCGTCGGCGGTTTCCCGCGGCAGTCGTCGATGCACGTCGACATCGGCGGCATCCGCACCAACTTCCGCATGCCCGACATCCTGTCGCTGGGGTTGGGCGGGGGCAGCCGCGTTCGCAGCAACGGTGATACCGTCACTGTTGGCCCTGACTCGGTCGGCTACCGCATCGCCAACGAGGCGCTTGTGTTCGGCGGCAACACGTTGACCGCGACCGACCTTTGCGTCGCCGGTGGCTACGGCGACATCGGCGACCGGAGCGCGGTCGAGCGCCTCGACCGGACCATGGTCGAGCGCGGCGTCGTCGAGATGCACCGGCTGCTCGCGGACGGCCTCGACCGGATGAAGTCGAGCCGGGCGTCGATGCCGCTCATCCTCGTGGGTGGCGGCTCGGTGCTGATCACTCGCGCCCTGCACGGTATCAGCGACATGATCCGGCCGCCCGACGCCGGTGTCGCCAACGCGGTCGGCGCCGCCATCGGCCAGGTCAGCGGCAGCGTCGACCGGATCTACAACTGCGACCAGGCCGGGCGCGACGACGCGATCGCCGATGCCAAGGCGCGCGCCACCGAAGCCGCGATCAGCGCCGGTGCCGATGCCGCCACTATCGTGATCACCGAGGTCGACGACCTGCCGCTACAATATCTGCCCGGCGGAGCGCGGCGCATCGTCTGCCGTGCCGTCGGCGACCTCGCCAATCTGGGCTCCAGCCTTCGGAAGGATGCGGCCAATGGTTGAGTTCCTCACCGTCGAGATGATCGACGAGCTCGTCACCGGCGCGGCGTTCCTCGGCACCGGCGGCGGCGGCGACCCCTACATCGGCGCGTTGCTGTGCCGGGAGGCGCTGGCGCAGCACGGACCGGTGCGGCTGATGCAGCTCGACGAACTCTCCGACCACGACGCGGTCTACACCGCCGCGGCGATGGGCGCGCCGACGATCCTCATCGAAAAACTGTTGTCGGTCGAGGATGCGGACGGTGCCGTGCGTGCCCTCGAGCGCCACATGGGCCGCACCGCGACCGCGATCATCGCGGCCGAGATCGGCGGCATCAACGCCACCCTGCCGATCGCCTACGCCGCAATGCGCGGTCTGCCGATCATCGACGGAGACGGCATGGGGCGCGCCTTCCCGGCGCTCAACATGACGACCTACAACGTTGCCGGCGTCGGCTGCGCACCGCTGGTGCTGTCGGACGAGTTCGGCGACTATTCGCTGGTCGTTGCCCGCACCGGCCTGCGCGCCGAGCAGCTGGCACGGTCCCTTGTCGTCGAGTTCGGGGCGAGCGCGACCCTGTCCTGCTACCCGATGACCGGCGCCGAGTGCCGGCGCGCGGCGGTCGGCGGCAGCATTTCCGCGGCGTTGATGATCGGCACAGCAATCCGCGGCAGCAGTGACGAAACGGCAGAGCCGATCGACCGGTTGCTGGCCGTGCTCGACAACCATCCGCTCTACGGCGGTGCGCGACGGCTGTTCGACGGCAAGATCACCGGGTTGCGGCGCGACACCAGCCGCGGCTGGGTGCTCGGGCGCTGCGAGATCGAAAGCCTCGACGGCCAGCGCAACGCCGTCGTCGCGTTCCAGAACGAGAACCTGTCGGTCGAGATCGACGGCGTCGTCCGGGCGATCGTCCCGGATCTGATCACCATCGTCGACCGCGAAACCGCGCAGCCGATCCCGACCGAGGCGCTGCGCTACGGCCAGCGCGTCGCGGTCATCGGCTGCCTCGCACCGGCGGCGCTGCGCACGCCCGAGGCTCTGGTCGTGATGGGGCCGGCGGCCTTCGACCTGCCGGGCAATTATACGCCGATCGATCAACTCGACGGATGAACACGGGGAAGAGCTTTGCTGGCCGCCAGCGAAATCTTTGAAAGGGGACTATGAGATGATCGGTAACAAAACCTTGCGTTCGATCCTGCTTGCCGGCGTTGCGCTCGGTACGCCGGGACTGGCCAGCGCCGCCGACGATGCGGTCCCGGCGGCCCAGCTCAACGACATCATCGTCACCGCGCAGCGCCGCAGCGAAAAGCTGCAGGAGGTGCCAATCCAGGTGACGGTGCTGAGTGCCGAGACCATCGAGAAGGCCGGCATCAAGTCGACCGCCGACGCGCTGATGCTGGTGCCGAACGTCACCTTCGACGAGTCGTTCACCTATCTCAACAGCTTCATCACCGTGCGCGGGCTGGCGCAGATCAACAACGCCGATGCGCCCGTCGCGGTGATTGTCGACGGCGTCCCGCAGAACAGCCAGAAGCAGTTGCGGATGGACCTGTTCGACATCGAGCGGATCGAGGTGCTGAAGGGCCCTCAGGGTGGTCTCTACGGTCGCAACGCGCTGGGCGGTGCGATCAATATCGTCACCAAGCGGCCGACCAACGACTTCGAGGGCTTCCTCGATGCCAGCTACGGCAACGGCGACGCCGTCAACATCAGCGGCGCGGTGTCGGGGCCGATCATTCCCGACACCCTGCTGTTCCGGGCCAGCGGCAGCTACAAGTACGATGGCGGCCGCATCGACAACGCCTACACCGGCAAGGCGGTGGACTTCGTCAAGCACGACTACGACCTGCGCGGCCAGCTGAACTACATCGCCAGCGACCGGCTGCAGTTCGACCTGCGCGCGTCCTACCGCGATTTCTCGGCCGGCAGCATCTACGACAGCGTCGTCCTCAGCGGCGACGCCAACGATTTCCAGTCGCCGCGCTCGAACATCGAGGGCCTGTCGTTCGGCCACGTCGGCGACTACTCGTTGAAGGCCGACTACGACTTCGGCGGCGTCACGCTGACCAGCATCACCGCGCACACCGACCTGGTCGAGAGCTACCGCGGCGACCTCGATTTCGACAACCCGGTCGACTTGCCGAGTGGCTTCGCCGGGCTTGGTTTCCAGGCCGGGCAGGGTCAGGACCTGCGGCTCAAGCTGACCAGCCAGGAACTGCGACTGGTGTCGGATTCCCACAAGCCGTTTCGCTGGATCCTAGGCGGCTACTACCTTCACACCAAGCGCTCGCTGAATACCCAGGTGTTCATCGATCTCGACGGCAGCCGTGCCCAGTATGACAACCAGTCGCTGATCATCGTGCATCTGCTGGAAGACAATTCCAACGATGCCTACGCCGCCTACGGCCAGTTCGACTACGACATCAACGATGCGCTGACCCTGTCCGGCGCGCTGCGCTACGATCACGACCGGCGTGACCAGACCGACGAGATCGGCGGCGGCGAGCGCGTCGCCAACTTCTCCAAGGTCCAGCCCAAGGTCACGCTGACCTACAAGATCGACCCGTCGCACCTGCTGTACGCGACCTACAGCACCGGCTTCCGGTCCGGCGGCTACAACGCCCCGACGGTCGTAATCCCGGTCTACAAGGCGGAAACGCTGACCAACTACGAGGCCGGCTTCAAGACCAGCTGGCTCGACAACCGCCTGCGTCTTAACGGCGCCGTCTATCTCGAGAAGGACCATAATTATCAGTCGTTCTACATCGACGTGACGACCGGCTCGCAAATCATCGGCAACATCGACAGGGTCAACATCTGGGGTGTTGAGCTCGAGGCGCAGGCGCTGGTCGCCAAGGGCCTGGAACTCACCGCGGCGCTCGGTACGACCGACACCGACATCCGCCGCAACACCGCCGCGCCGGACACCGTCGGCAACCACACGCCGAAGACAACACCGTGGACGCTCAATCTCGGCGCCCAGTATAGTCGACCGATCGGCGCGGACACCAATCTCATCCTGCGCGCCGATTTCCAGCACCGGACCAAGAAATACTGGCAGGTCGACAACCTCGACGTGCAGCAGGCGGTCAACATCGTGAACCTGCGCGCCGGTATCGAAAAGGGCGCGTGGTCGCTGTACGGCTTTGGCCGCAACGTCTTCAACGTCAAATATTACAGTGACTTCAATCCTGGCAAATACTCGGGCGCGCAGTTCGACATCGGTTTTCGGGCACAGCCGGCGACGTATGGTGTCGAAGCCAAGGTGAAGTTCTAGGGGGAGCGGGTACCGGGCACCGCCATGACCACCAAGGCGGCACCCGGGGCCACCCTCGACGGCTTTGCCGCGGAACTGGTGCCCAGCGACCGGCAGGGCAGTGGCCGCAAGGTATTCTTCATCGTCGCCGGCAGCATGTGCGGGCTGCCGGCGTTTATCCTCGCGGCACGAATCTTCGATGCGTTGGGGTTCTCGGCAGGACTCGCGGCGGTCGGCATCGGCGGCGCGATCTCGGGGGTGCTCGGAGCCTGCACCGCCTGGGCGGGATCGCGCACACGGATGGGCCTGGCGATGCTCGTCGACGCCGTCCTGCCGCCTGTCGGTGCGCGCGCGGTCAAGCTGATCATCGCGCTGTCGGCAGTCGGCTGGTTCGGGGTCGGGATCAGCGTGCTCGGTGAAACCGCGGCTCACGCACTGTCGAGATTGACCGGCGTGACGGTGGCACCGCTGGCCGTCGCCGTTCCCGCCTGCTTACTGATTGCGGCAGTGACCCTGCGCGGGACACGGGGGCTGGAGCGGCTCGGCCTCGTGCTGATCCCGGCAACGCTGGCGTTCCTGGGCCTCTCCACGCTGCTCGTCTTGTCGCGCCTCGGCGAAGCGACGGCGGCGGTGGCGACCCACACGCTGAGCTTCGGCGAAGCCGTTTCCGCCGTCGTCGGCAGCTACATCGTCGGCATCGTCATCCAGCCCGACTACGGCCGCTTCGTGCGCCGGCCGATGGCCGCCGCCGGTGCTGCTGCCGCGGCGCTGGGCATCGTCTATCCGCTCGTCCTCACACTGTCCGCACTGGCCAGCAGCGTCACCCACACGCCCGAGCTGATCTCGGCGATGATCCTGCTCGGTTTCGGCGTGCCGGCGCTTGTGATCCTGGCGCTCGGCTCGGGCATCGACGCGTCCGCAAGCCTTTACTCCGGCAGCCTGTCACTCTCGAACCAGCTGCCGCGCCTGCCGTTCGCCGCCGTCATCATCGCGGCCACGCTGGTCGGCCTTGGCCTCGTCCTGCTCGGGGCCGAGACGGTGTTCATCCCGTTCCTGCTGGTGCTCGGCGTCAGCCTGCCGCCGCTGGCGATCGTCATGATCCTGGCGACGCTGACGGCGGGGGAGGCCGTCGCCGCCCCGGGCCGAGCGGCTCGAAACGCGGCGCTGGCGGCGTGGCTGGCAGGCAGTGCGGTCGGGTTTCTTACAGCGCACACCGCGATCGCCCTGACCTCGCTGCCGACGCTCGACTCCATTCTCGCGGCCGTGATCGTATTCAGTGCTGCCCGCTTCGTGCTTAAGCGCGGCTGACCGCTGCTCGCCGAATTGGCAGCCTCCGAACGTCCGCACCCGCTCT containing:
- a CDS encoding hydantoinase/oxoprolinase family protein translates to MRVGVDVGGTNTDAVLVDAGRVVASVKRLTTADVSEGIREAIAVLLSESGVPATEIDSVMIGTTHFTNAFVQAVGLARVAAIRIGFPAARSIPPFAAWSPMLRDAVRGPIAMIAGGFQFDGRTISPLDEPALRIMARRIADEGITEVAVVSIFAQVNAEHEQSAAAILMDEIPGISVTLSSEVGRTGLIERENAAIMNASLRPLANHVARAFGHALHSLGIDAPFFVSQNDGTLMSAAHMQRYPVLTFAAGPTNSLRGAYFLTGNADALVADIGGTTCDIGVLVGGFPRQSSMHVDIGGIRTNFRMPDILSLGLGGGSRVRSNGDTVTVGPDSVGYRIANEALVFGGNTLTATDLCVAGGYGDIGDRSAVERLDRTMVERGVVEMHRLLADGLDRMKSSRASMPLILVGGGSVLITRALHGISDMIRPPDAGVANAVGAAIGQVSGSVDRIYNCDQAGRDDAIADAKARATEAAISAGADAATIVITEVDDLPLQYLPGGARRIVCRAVGDLANLGSSLRKDAANG
- a CDS encoding DUF917 domain-containing protein translates to MVEFLTVEMIDELVTGAAFLGTGGGGDPYIGALLCREALAQHGPVRLMQLDELSDHDAVYTAAAMGAPTILIEKLLSVEDADGAVRALERHMGRTATAIIAAEIGGINATLPIAYAAMRGLPIIDGDGMGRAFPALNMTTYNVAGVGCAPLVLSDEFGDYSLVVARTGLRAEQLARSLVVEFGASATLSCYPMTGAECRRAAVGGSISAALMIGTAIRGSSDETAEPIDRLLAVLDNHPLYGGARRLFDGKITGLRRDTSRGWVLGRCEIESLDGQRNAVVAFQNENLSVEIDGVVRAIVPDLITIVDRETAQPIPTEALRYGQRVAVIGCLAPAALRTPEALVVMGPAAFDLPGNYTPIDQLDG
- a CDS encoding LuxR C-terminal-related transcriptional regulator, giving the protein MANNHLEMAASGGCRIIVIVAPAGFGKTRILRDFASSQRASGDSVAWLDGEAATLSRDGAAALATVRELAASAQTLIIDGADRLVAQVRDMLCALFLDASPSGRLVISLRNHDGLHLARWQASGHATIVNGTALLLRRSDLARLWKGRLTADQMRRMERVTEGWPAPSWLLGEYLLAGGQIDDDGVYLETSLIASYVAEEVLGALPAEWLPTLAAISTAPGFDAELLRILAPDPALSIDTLVRHLGPLLVVAGQGMFRFNALLNQCLRGLFHRALPKSNGTALEQVADWAAARGDILTAARLVVQGPSPSRLAEYVRAAGDLRLWMLLGDLHDLVGIAGPLTETAPALMLLRCIVLLKDGEAGQANALFERAMAIMPDTADAQRDATIVHAVLHIYGCRTLLAADDAILVRIVALNNDPMLRMLLPTMLAMRHSQKAEFDHAVAYFLEARGQAQRTHSSYHRMFLSVHDATIAIARGSLPEAGSSLADARRLWRMHFRDDHGAETVVAALSTQHAFESGRFADARRHLRLSGHRLPGSEAWLDVYVAAYEPMMRLLVIDHGIGTAVATIEGLCSRLRAQSLDRIAVLLESLSICLTGEAWLLGAFEQAQLAAVAADALVIDPQASWQEREFLLLARTYVSLARDDFADARDAAGELIDYARDRGLKRSLVRGLLVRAAVLDRTGEANTADRDFRDALEVGNATGLRAAFQLFGGPATARRLAVVQENPPARLADFLAGFPQTVPRTHLTPREREILLELAIGGSDKAIGRRLGISEHAVRFHLKGLFRKLGVRDRAAAAARQDALHDGLGTKTS
- a CDS encoding ABC transporter substrate-binding protein translates to MSITSALLAACSKGSDAKADTLYVGDQRGVSRVVLNAAGKLSGLPYKVEWATFPNAAPLLEALNAGAIDTGIGGDAAFIPAMASGAAIKTIGAQKYTGLGSVLVVRGDSSMRSLADMAGKTIATTRGSIAHNFVLATLEKQGRPFDAVRLAFMPPSDGLAALQSGAVDAWAVWDPNATVAAQGGARIIHAEGYVTSYTLLFASDGAISSKRLILQD
- a CDS encoding transglutaminase family protein, producing MLIRAGYEIILGVNVPTAMTAMLKVHPSRVADLRTPEVVVTSRGLETRDYVDRFGNVCTRMTLPPGDTVLSCDLVIEDSGEPDAYVPDAVQHHVADLPDDVLIYLLGSRYCETDRMSGLAWNQFGGIEPGWGRVQAIVEYSHQRLQYGYEHADATRTAHEGHEHRVGVCRDFAHLAIALCRCMNIPARYCTGYLGDIGVPPAATDMDFHAWFEAYLGGQWYTFDARHNRPRIGRILMAHGRDATDTALTTTFGPVWLNGFKVHTDEVATIELTPA
- a CDS encoding TonB-dependent receptor, whose translation is MIGNKTLRSILLAGVALGTPGLASAADDAVPAAQLNDIIVTAQRRSEKLQEVPIQVTVLSAETIEKAGIKSTADALMLVPNVTFDESFTYLNSFITVRGLAQINNADAPVAVIVDGVPQNSQKQLRMDLFDIERIEVLKGPQGGLYGRNALGGAINIVTKRPTNDFEGFLDASYGNGDAVNISGAVSGPIIPDTLLFRASGSYKYDGGRIDNAYTGKAVDFVKHDYDLRGQLNYIASDRLQFDLRASYRDFSAGSIYDSVVLSGDANDFQSPRSNIEGLSFGHVGDYSLKADYDFGGVTLTSITAHTDLVESYRGDLDFDNPVDLPSGFAGLGFQAGQGQDLRLKLTSQELRLVSDSHKPFRWILGGYYLHTKRSLNTQVFIDLDGSRAQYDNQSLIIVHLLEDNSNDAYAAYGQFDYDINDALTLSGALRYDHDRRDQTDEIGGGERVANFSKVQPKVTLTYKIDPSHLLYATYSTGFRSGGYNAPTVVIPVYKAETLTNYEAGFKTSWLDNRLRLNGAVYLEKDHNYQSFYIDVTTGSQIIGNIDRVNIWGVELEAQALVAKGLELTAALGTTDTDIRRNTAAPDTVGNHTPKTTPWTLNLGAQYSRPIGADTNLILRADFQHRTKKYWQVDNLDVQQAVNIVNLRAGIEKGAWSLYGFGRNVFNVKYYSDFNPGKYSGAQFDIGFRAQPATYGVEAKVKF